One stretch of Legionella birminghamensis DNA includes these proteins:
- a CDS encoding type II toxin-antitoxin system PrlF family antitoxin translates to MTRAKKPDPITVEFLNFIAKDILNNSKILTTINQDLLTRIQSLVANVEV, encoded by the coding sequence ATGACCCGAGCAAAGAAACCAGATCCAATAACTGTTGAATTTTTGAATTTCATCGCTAAAGACATTCTCAATAACTCAAAAATTCTGACAACCATTAATCAAGATTTACTAACTCGCATTCAATCTTTGGTTGCAAATGTAGAGGTTTGA
- a CDS encoding PIN domain-containing protein, with protein sequence MAHLVVFCDACILYPAPIRDLLMELALNDLLQLKWSHKVLNEWIDNLLENRPDLSRERLEKTVAGMNNALLDCLVEDYETMEAKLTLPDVDDRHVLAAAIVSKSKFIITANLKDFPNKYLSTFKIKACHPDDLFLRLANKNKESFAASVKSCYKKLRRPPQTLEQYILTLKDKCQLIKTASFVEQNKSFFV encoded by the coding sequence ATGGCGCATTTAGTTGTCTTTTGTGATGCATGTATTCTTTATCCCGCACCTATTCGAGATTTATTAATGGAGTTAGCACTTAATGATTTATTGCAATTAAAGTGGTCGCATAAAGTGTTAAATGAATGGATAGATAATCTACTTGAAAATAGACCTGATCTAAGTAGAGAAAGATTAGAAAAAACAGTTGCAGGTATGAATAATGCTTTATTAGATTGTCTTGTGGAGGATTATGAGACTATGGAAGCGAAATTAACTTTACCAGATGTTGATGACCGGCATGTCTTAGCAGCGGCTATAGTTTCTAAGTCAAAATTTATTATTACAGCAAACTTAAAAGATTTTCCTAATAAATATTTGTCAACATTTAAAATTAAAGCATGTCATCCTGATGATTTATTTTTGCGTCTTGCGAATAAAAATAAAGAGAGTTTCGCTGCATCAGTTAAATCATGTTATAAAAAACTGAGGAGACCACCTCAAACTCTAGAACAGTACATATTAACTTTAAAAGATAAATGCCAATTAATTAAAACCGCTTCTTTTGTTGAGCAGAATAAATCTTTCTTTGTTTAG
- a CDS encoding helix-turn-helix domain-containing protein — translation MSLHHIPIEFDPKKEKKIAKKSCNHLEKALLQNFKGPIFLNINNESVELPVSIVNPLVDLLNDISKGQPPSEIEKETLTTQQAADLLNVSRPFLVKLIDAKELPSFKVGRHRRVFKSDLLTYKENSLKERKKILQKLVDEAQDLDLGY, via the coding sequence ATGAGTTTACATCATATTCCAATTGAATTTGATCCTAAAAAAGAAAAGAAAATAGCGAAGAAATCTTGTAATCATTTGGAAAAGGCATTATTGCAAAATTTTAAAGGGCCAATTTTTTTAAATATAAATAATGAGTCTGTGGAGTTACCTGTATCTATTGTTAACCCTTTAGTTGATCTACTTAATGATATTTCAAAAGGACAACCGCCTAGCGAGATTGAGAAAGAAACATTAACTACCCAACAGGCAGCGGATTTGTTAAATGTATCCAGACCTTTTTTAGTTAAATTAATTGACGCTAAAGAATTGCCTAGTTTCAAAGTGGGAAGGCATAGACGAGTTTTTAAATCTGATTTATTAACCTATAAAGAAAACTCTTTAAAAGAGCGTAAGAAAATCTTACAAAAACTTGTGGATGAGGCCCAAGACTTGGATCTGGGATATTAA
- a CDS encoding Shedu immune nuclease family protein, translating into MSTIIYSYRSTSTSSAIIEDIEFGRTSTTRRLIRPTIVDNKEQPDASVKIEIIHQKAEKGTFEDIPTEKLSEYKAKDIGKLILSSDETISLFKHLCNLYAIHKENGVPSGQHSFKFDNDSKLVRVESKRAEIIETLIQQGYSEEVWERLVENSPDLATKLSLAHIYQKRLTALEQFKIMLSCDHSEHDWQSFFENNNWIFGYGLNYRILKTVTDQPHYGGVVIEGVGANKGDFLSATQGTLKFTVLVEIKRANTKLLESKEYRNDVVLPSEDLIGGVSQLRVNGRTWEQQGSQVPKNRDLLEEASIYTIQPRKILVIGNTNELNNRLKRENFELFRRGQSDVEIITFDELLYRAQYIAEHTEEIKGC; encoded by the coding sequence ATGAGTACGATTATTTATAGTTACAGATCTACCTCGACATCCTCAGCTATCATTGAGGATATTGAATTTGGTAGAACTTCAACAACAAGACGATTAATTCGACCAACGATTGTAGATAATAAAGAACAACCTGATGCAAGCGTTAAAATTGAAATTATTCATCAAAAAGCTGAAAAAGGAACGTTTGAGGATATTCCTACCGAAAAATTATCTGAATATAAGGCTAAAGACATAGGTAAGTTGATTTTAAGTAGTGATGAAACAATTTCCCTCTTTAAGCATCTTTGCAATTTGTATGCTATTCACAAAGAAAATGGTGTCCCCTCTGGTCAACATTCCTTCAAATTTGATAATGATAGTAAATTGGTGCGAGTTGAATCAAAAAGAGCTGAGATTATAGAAACACTTATTCAGCAGGGATATTCGGAAGAAGTGTGGGAAAGGTTAGTTGAAAACTCTCCTGATTTAGCAACTAAACTCAGTCTAGCGCATATTTACCAAAAGCGCCTAACAGCTTTAGAGCAATTTAAAATAATGCTTTCTTGTGATCATAGTGAGCATGATTGGCAATCCTTTTTTGAAAATAATAATTGGATATTTGGTTATGGTCTGAATTATAGGATTTTAAAGACAGTTACAGATCAACCTCACTATGGTGGTGTCGTAATTGAAGGAGTTGGAGCTAATAAAGGCGATTTTTTAAGTGCTACCCAAGGGACTCTAAAATTTACTGTTTTAGTTGAAATTAAAAGAGCAAATACTAAATTATTAGAATCAAAAGAATATAGAAACGATGTGGTATTACCTAGTGAAGATTTAATAGGAGGAGTCTCTCAATTGAGAGTGAATGGTCGGACTTGGGAGCAACAAGGATCTCAAGTACCTAAAAATAGGGATTTGTTAGAAGAAGCCTCTATTTATACAATTCAACCACGAAAAATTTTGGTTATCGGTAATACTAATGAATTAAATAATCGTTTAAAGCGAGAAAATTTTGAGTTATTTCGTAGAGGACAAAGTGATGTTGAAATCATAACTTTCGATGAACTGTTATATCGAGCGCAATACATAGCAGAACATACGGAGGAAATTAAAGGATGTTAA
- a CDS encoding tyrosine-type recombinase/integrase: MKFIDSYIKNLRPEANWFEKTESTGLGIRVMPSGNKSWIYRFTMNGKRQKMTLGKYPGISLKQARELQNKAQNLKEQGINPVEFEQQQKLREENTVKKLMLAWYEGYAEKNRKKPLQIKQQIEMDIIPLLGDMELEKIQARDITKALDTIVKRGAPIQANRVLSSLKQAFNYAVSRGTLQQNPAANIRSRDIGGSEKPRERYLSLDEIKILWDFLDSDKNKISLNIKNALKIILLTGVRTAELRLARWSEFDFDKSIWTIPAENSKGAIVVKIHLSHHVKKLLIELKETNSSPFVLPSLDDQIPLSDNAIPRAVKRIQKRVGIPEWTPHDLRRTFATQLGETLHEL; the protein is encoded by the coding sequence ATGAAATTCATAGACAGCTACATCAAAAACCTAAGACCAGAGGCTAACTGGTTCGAGAAGACTGAATCCACAGGTCTTGGCATTCGTGTCATGCCTAGCGGCAATAAGTCATGGATTTACCGATTTACTATGAATGGTAAACGTCAAAAAATGACTTTGGGCAAATATCCAGGTATTAGTCTAAAGCAAGCAAGAGAACTTCAAAACAAAGCCCAAAATTTAAAAGAGCAAGGAATAAATCCTGTCGAATTTGAGCAACAGCAGAAACTTCGCGAAGAGAATACTGTAAAAAAACTAATGCTTGCCTGGTATGAGGGATATGCTGAAAAAAATCGTAAAAAACCTCTGCAAATTAAACAACAGATTGAGATGGATATTATCCCTTTATTAGGCGATATGGAATTAGAAAAAATACAAGCTAGGGATATTACAAAAGCGCTAGATACTATTGTAAAACGTGGCGCCCCTATTCAAGCTAATCGAGTGCTAAGCTCACTTAAGCAAGCATTTAATTATGCTGTCAGTCGAGGAACCCTACAACAAAATCCTGCAGCTAATATCCGTTCTCGTGATATTGGAGGATCTGAAAAACCACGAGAACGCTATTTAAGCCTTGATGAAATTAAAATACTCTGGGACTTCTTAGATAGCGATAAAAACAAAATATCATTAAACATTAAAAACGCTCTTAAAATAATCTTACTCACAGGGGTAAGAACTGCTGAATTACGCCTTGCACGTTGGTCAGAGTTCGATTTTGACAAATCTATATGGACAATCCCAGCAGAAAACTCTAAAGGAGCAATTGTCGTTAAAATACATCTTAGCCATCACGTCAAAAAGCTATTGATCGAATTAAAAGAAACAAATAGCTCCCCTTTTGTCTTACCCAGTTTAGATGATCAAATACCGTTATCAGATAACGCCATTCCACGTGCAGTCAAACGAATCCAAAAGCGTGTTGGAATCCCAGAATGGACACCGCATGATCTGAGAAGAACATTTGCCACTCAACTTGGCGAAACATTACATGAGTTATAG
- a CDS encoding IS256 family transposase, which translates to MKDCNLKQSSTPAVAKGFEDPLTEVLRQGAKELIRKAVEAELSEMLSAYSDVRLLDGRPAVVRNGYLPARQLQTGIGEVEVQVPKVRDRSGSGIHFSSQLLPPYLRRTKSMEELIPWLYLKGLSTGDYTEALSALVGESARGLSANTVSRLKEKWLDEHKEWQRQDLSDKRYVYWWADGIYSKVRMDDKVCLLVIIGVTESGVKELVAVNDGYRESAASWSEVLTDLRQRGLPTAPKLAVGDGALGFWSALGAIYPETRQQRCWVHKTANVLNKLPKSMQPKVKAALHEIWMASTKEEAYKAFDNTVELYSAKYPKAMECLAKDKEELLAFYDFPAEHWIHIRTTNPIESAFATVRLRTNKSRNCGSRDTTLAMVFKLMEVAQKRWIKIRGFNLLTLVVNNVKFVNGVQVNEQSNRVAA; encoded by the coding sequence ATGAAGGATTGTAATCTAAAGCAGTCATCGACACCAGCGGTAGCCAAGGGCTTTGAAGACCCGTTAACGGAGGTGTTGAGACAAGGAGCAAAAGAGTTGATAAGGAAAGCGGTTGAGGCCGAACTATCAGAGATGCTCTCAGCGTACTCAGACGTGCGTTTACTGGATGGTCGTCCAGCAGTAGTCAGGAATGGTTATCTCCCCGCGAGACAGCTTCAGACGGGGATAGGAGAAGTAGAGGTTCAAGTCCCGAAGGTACGAGATCGTAGCGGTTCAGGTATTCATTTTAGCAGTCAGTTGTTGCCGCCCTACTTGAGACGGACGAAGAGCATGGAAGAACTCATTCCTTGGCTGTATTTAAAAGGGTTATCAACAGGAGATTATACAGAAGCCTTATCCGCGTTAGTTGGCGAGAGTGCGCGCGGACTGTCAGCCAATACAGTGTCGCGATTAAAAGAAAAATGGCTTGATGAACACAAAGAGTGGCAACGCCAGGATTTAAGCGACAAACGCTATGTTTATTGGTGGGCTGATGGTATTTACAGCAAGGTTCGCATGGATGACAAGGTGTGCCTTCTAGTCATCATTGGTGTTACTGAGAGCGGGGTAAAAGAGCTTGTAGCGGTTAATGATGGGTATCGAGAGTCCGCAGCGAGCTGGAGTGAGGTGCTTACTGACCTGCGCCAACGAGGCCTTCCAACGGCTCCGAAGTTAGCCGTGGGGGATGGGGCATTGGGATTCTGGAGTGCCCTTGGAGCCATTTACCCTGAAACACGGCAACAGCGGTGCTGGGTGCACAAAACAGCGAATGTATTAAACAAGCTACCCAAATCGATGCAGCCAAAGGTAAAGGCCGCTTTGCATGAGATTTGGATGGCATCGACCAAAGAAGAGGCCTATAAGGCGTTTGATAATACGGTGGAGCTTTACAGCGCTAAGTACCCAAAAGCGATGGAGTGCCTGGCCAAGGACAAAGAGGAACTGTTGGCCTTCTACGATTTTCCGGCCGAACACTGGATTCACATACGGACAACCAATCCCATTGAATCTGCCTTCGCTACAGTGCGTCTGAGGACTAATAAGTCCAGAAACTGTGGCTCCAGAGACACCACCCTGGCAATGGTCTTTAAGCTCATGGAAGTGGCTCAAAAACGATGGATTAAAATTAGAGGGTTTAACCTATTAACATTAGTTGTTAATAATGTGAAATTTGTAAACGGAGTGCAAGTTAATGAGCAGTCAAACAGAGTGGCCGCCTAA
- a CDS encoding glycosyltransferase family 88 protein produces the protein MDKNSSASIIPTREYWRFIFMLEFRKAAAANDLSELKRLWDVKGEDFNIDEPGPQSGKTAAHVAAERGHFETIYWLLEKGANFYCKDNEGKTAIDYLQQKELTSSDPEPMLKRSRQYFLCNAHYKIWLAHDPAIFMPYLYQNDFREYREKNPAGFLSLVYAKSLLNTSALLELSEFAEKNQISLISFENDLKTLIEQFGTATDKRCYQLASYELSKYSNQNGGNLAVVSDLIRWSSVLLRIGSYADTDVEIGQHKWTDSIPMEKSVALNLGSLIYDPNQTVPWLNGDIIAVSSLFPQSHQEGPFKITLSKAACCLIQNVQLSLISSCEYNMEKRIRAQQSALNTLSNLSSYLQDYFKACGTESKIIQTFSPNEIITIQTNGLESFYNEQRASIIERMANLKRRAVEEEFGSPKKAHKYSSVLKDVKSDEHEKFLVNYMRAIQMTNIKERVKQLTGIFVFSTPVWRCIGNDNWKMYSIYSNEAVKSAFRSRNTVQFDTLNSENERVLKKSKCADLSFTFFGMADVLRRSEALKAEHQKEKGPEITM, from the coding sequence ATGGACAAAAATAGCTCAGCAAGTATAATACCAACCCGAGAATATTGGAGATTTATTTTTATGTTAGAGTTTAGAAAGGCGGCTGCAGCTAATGATTTGTCCGAATTAAAAAGATTATGGGATGTCAAAGGTGAGGATTTTAATATTGATGAACCTGGCCCGCAATCTGGCAAAACTGCTGCTCATGTTGCAGCTGAAAGAGGACATTTTGAAACCATATATTGGTTGTTGGAAAAAGGTGCAAATTTTTATTGTAAAGATAATGAAGGAAAAACAGCTATCGATTACTTGCAACAAAAAGAATTGACCTCTTCCGACCCGGAACCTATGTTAAAGAGAAGTAGGCAATATTTTCTGTGTAATGCCCATTATAAAATCTGGTTGGCGCACGATCCCGCAATTTTTATGCCTTATCTCTATCAGAATGATTTTAGAGAATATCGCGAAAAAAATCCTGCAGGCTTTCTGTCGCTGGTGTATGCTAAGTCTCTTTTAAATACTTCAGCTTTATTGGAATTATCAGAGTTTGCAGAAAAGAATCAAATTTCACTCATTTCATTTGAAAATGATCTCAAAACACTTATCGAGCAATTTGGTACAGCGACAGATAAACGATGCTACCAATTAGCCTCGTATGAGCTTAGCAAATACTCTAATCAGAACGGTGGTAATTTAGCTGTTGTATCTGATTTAATTCGGTGGAGTTCTGTTTTGCTTCGTATTGGTAGCTATGCCGATACAGATGTTGAAATTGGTCAGCACAAATGGACAGATTCAATTCCTATGGAAAAGTCTGTTGCGCTGAACTTAGGGTCTCTGATATATGATCCCAATCAGACGGTGCCATGGTTAAATGGCGATATTATTGCTGTATCTTCCCTATTCCCTCAATCGCATCAGGAAGGGCCTTTCAAAATTACACTATCAAAAGCTGCCTGCTGCTTGATTCAAAATGTTCAATTATCCTTAATATCAAGTTGCGAATACAATATGGAGAAAAGGATAAGGGCACAGCAATCTGCTTTAAATACATTGTCAAATCTATCTTCTTATCTACAGGATTATTTCAAGGCTTGCGGTACAGAAAGCAAAATTATTCAAACTTTTTCCCCTAATGAAATCATTACAATTCAGACAAATGGATTAGAGTCATTTTATAATGAACAAAGAGCATCCATTATCGAAAGAATGGCAAACTTGAAGAGAAGAGCTGTAGAAGAAGAGTTTGGTAGTCCAAAGAAGGCTCATAAATACAGTAGCGTATTGAAGGATGTAAAAAGTGATGAGCATGAAAAGTTCTTAGTGAATTATATGCGAGCCATTCAAATGACAAATATCAAAGAAAGAGTCAAGCAACTTACGGGTATCTTCGTTTTTTCTACTCCTGTATGGAGATGTATTGGAAATGACAATTGGAAAATGTACTCAATCTATTCTAATGAAGCGGTTAAATCCGCATTTCGCTCGAGGAATACAGTCCAATTCGATACGCTTAACTCTGAAAATGAACGAGTTCTTAAAAAATCCAAATGTGCCGATCTAAGTTTTACCTTTTTTGGAATGGCGGATGTACTACGGCGCTCTGAAGCCTTGAAGGCGGAGCATCAGAAAGAGAAAGGTCCGGAAATAACGATGTAG
- a CDS encoding helix-turn-helix transcriptional regulator → MQAVNEVFTQQILFINDLEVIIGKDRLTLRRWWSEGKFPKPVKLHGRTLAWHKEVIDNWINQYVR, encoded by the coding sequence ATGCAAGCAGTTAATGAAGTATTTACACAACAAATATTATTTATCAACGATCTCGAAGTTATTATCGGCAAGGACCGATTGACCTTACGGCGCTGGTGGAGTGAAGGAAAGTTTCCCAAGCCAGTAAAATTACATGGCAGAACTTTAGCTTGGCATAAAGAAGTGATTGATAATTGGATTAACCAATATGTCAGATAG
- a CDS encoding helix-turn-helix domain-containing protein: MSKGPYQSFANRLIHTLKDKGHTASRSPNGICIKTLAEFTGASEQICRRYIRGDALPDYEKVKQLAQHLQINPGWLLFGEEEYTEPRKSEIDEALLHYILKQSHHLYPVSHGSNDDYADFVLGLIKEVRAIDTSENNLLKIIDLAIGSISSYEEKRKQKSHAV, translated from the coding sequence ATGAGTAAAGGACCCTATCAATCGTTCGCAAATCGATTAATCCATACTCTCAAAGACAAAGGACATACTGCTTCGCGATCGCCTAATGGGATCTGTATTAAGACCTTAGCAGAGTTCACTGGCGCATCTGAACAAATTTGCCGTCGTTATATACGAGGTGATGCTCTGCCAGATTATGAAAAAGTAAAACAACTGGCACAACATCTTCAAATAAACCCAGGCTGGTTGCTCTTTGGTGAAGAAGAATATACTGAACCTAGGAAAAGCGAAATCGATGAAGCTCTACTTCATTACATCTTGAAGCAGAGTCATCACTTGTACCCTGTTTCTCATGGGAGTAATGACGATTATGCCGACTTTGTGTTAGGATTAATCAAAGAAGTACGTGCAATCGACACATCGGAAAATAATTTACTAAAAATCATTGACTTGGCTATTGGATCAATTTCTTCCTATGAGGAAAAAAGAAAACAGAAAAGTCATGCAGTTTAA
- a CDS encoding flagellar biosynthesis protein FlgJ → MQFKKFVNMDVTAVEVNLHPKAKEFLFEHFFTMRQVFSNVIGLLETDYISIALINLSGQIFFLSSKPSIEQNLIEKQLWLFDGCYQPSFITQEQPKLWSEFSHLDYTEEIKKYRQMEPGFVTGISIPTQYESYRAIFSFGLKRINPHIQTKSSLHCEKLLAMGKFALKQMQEYLVFPDKLAKTKPTLTLIINNQETYEHTTG, encoded by the coding sequence ATGCAGTTTAAGAAGTTTGTAAATATGGATGTAACAGCTGTTGAAGTAAATCTTCACCCAAAAGCCAAAGAATTTCTCTTTGAGCATTTCTTCACAATGCGTCAAGTATTCTCTAATGTGATTGGGCTACTTGAAACAGACTATATATCTATTGCTCTTATCAACCTATCAGGCCAAATCTTTTTCCTCTCTTCTAAACCTTCTATAGAGCAAAATTTAATTGAGAAACAGCTTTGGTTATTTGATGGCTGCTATCAACCAAGCTTCATTACCCAAGAGCAGCCAAAATTATGGAGTGAATTCTCTCATTTGGACTATACAGAGGAAATTAAAAAGTACAGACAAATGGAGCCAGGATTCGTTACAGGCATTTCCATCCCCACTCAATATGAATCTTATAGAGCAATCTTTTCATTCGGGCTAAAACGGATAAATCCTCATATTCAAACGAAGAGCTCACTTCACTGTGAAAAACTGTTAGCCATGGGTAAGTTTGCATTAAAGCAGATGCAAGAATACCTGGTTTTTCCAGACAAACTTGCGAAGACCAAGCCCACCCTTACACTCATCATTAACAATCAGGAAACCTATGAACACACTACTGGATAA